Proteins found in one Serinicoccus marinus DSM 15273 genomic segment:
- a CDS encoding GNAT family N-acetyltransferase — MPSRAAAPSLTDTTGFTLRDYADLDEPSWLRCRALSFLGSSYFDDVKTHRTVFEGESLQLVAVSPKPAGMTTPGPEEVVGILDVELWEDEGSSVATIDTVAVHPDHQRAGVAGALLDEALDRLRGRDLAWIDAWTREDPEATSWYAAHGFVADETYLHVYRGGDEQHADAHGEEGFEAPFDLGAPVKGFFHGPDEDPQPWRERFARVHQCRRYLRRLDVTAWPEDPRLAALYDLENSGTWDHDWFRALAARVGARRVTDMGCGTGTLTIVLARDGHEVTGLEPARASLDVARAKPGAEAVSCIHGYADALLDGAADLVVMTAHVAQYFTTDEGWDEVLGHLHRHLVPGGHIAFDSRNPAARAWERWTPEATRTAYQHPDGGDVTAWVQVERVDEVPGEVSGEPRGPVVTHTGHTVLPTAHLAYPESLRFRTRAELEASLTRAGFEVVEVTGDWDGSPATPDSPEHLVLARRT; from the coding sequence TTGCCCTCTCGCGCGGCGGCACCTAGCCTCACCGACACCACGGGCTTCACCCTCCGCGACTACGCCGACCTCGACGAGCCGTCCTGGCTCCGCTGCCGCGCCCTGTCTTTCCTCGGCTCGTCCTACTTCGACGACGTCAAGACGCACCGGACGGTCTTCGAGGGCGAGTCCCTGCAGCTGGTCGCGGTGTCACCCAAGCCGGCGGGGATGACGACCCCCGGCCCCGAGGAGGTCGTCGGCATCCTCGACGTCGAGCTGTGGGAGGACGAGGGCTCATCGGTCGCCACCATCGACACCGTCGCCGTCCACCCCGACCACCAGCGCGCGGGCGTCGCCGGGGCGCTCCTGGACGAGGCACTGGACCGGTTGCGGGGGCGCGACCTCGCCTGGATCGACGCCTGGACGCGCGAGGACCCGGAGGCCACCTCTTGGTATGCCGCGCACGGCTTCGTCGCCGACGAGACCTACCTGCACGTCTACCGCGGCGGCGACGAGCAGCACGCTGACGCGCACGGCGAGGAGGGCTTCGAGGCGCCCTTCGACCTCGGCGCGCCGGTCAAGGGCTTCTTCCACGGGCCGGACGAGGACCCGCAGCCCTGGCGGGAGCGCTTCGCCCGGGTGCACCAGTGCCGCCGCTACCTGCGCCGCCTCGACGTGACCGCGTGGCCGGAGGACCCGCGGCTCGCCGCGCTCTACGACCTGGAGAACTCCGGCACGTGGGACCACGACTGGTTCCGCGCCCTCGCGGCACGCGTCGGTGCCCGCCGCGTCACCGACATGGGATGCGGCACGGGGACGCTGACGATCGTGCTGGCGCGGGACGGGCACGAGGTCACCGGGCTGGAGCCCGCGCGGGCCAGCCTGGACGTCGCGCGGGCCAAGCCCGGCGCCGAGGCGGTCTCCTGCATCCACGGGTATGCCGACGCTCTCCTGGACGGGGCTGCCGACCTCGTCGTCATGACGGCGCACGTCGCGCAGTACTTCACCACGGACGAGGGCTGGGACGAGGTGCTCGGGCACCTGCACCGGCACCTCGTGCCCGGAGGTCACATCGCCTTCGACTCCCGGAATCCGGCGGCACGCGCCTGGGAGCGGTGGACCCCTGAGGCGACGCGGACGGCATACCAGCATCCGGACGGTGGCGACGTGACGGCGTGGGTGCAGGTCGAGCGGGTCGATGAGGTGCCCGGCGAGGTCAGCGGTGAGCCGCGGGGTCCGGTCGTCACGCACACCGGGCACACGGTCCTGCCGACGGCCCACCTCGCCTATCCCGAGAGCCTTCGCTTCCGCACCCGCGCCGAGCTGGAGGCCTCGCTCACCCGGGCCGGCTTCGAGGTGGTCGAGGTCACCGGTGACTGGGACGGCTCCCCCGCGACGCCCGACTCCCCCGAGCACCTGGTCCTCGCCCGGAGGACCTGA
- a CDS encoding isoprenyl transferase, translating to MSTREPRRPFPHPSGATPPPVPRDLVPRHVAVVMDGNGRWANQRGLKRTQGHEAGEAALLDVIAGAIEIGVTCISAYAFSTENWRRSPDEVRFLMGFNRAVIHRRRQELDSWGVRVLWSGRRPRLWRSVISELESAERQTRDNDVITLNFCVNYGGRAELGDAVRRIGEDVKAGRLSPRGIDERTIGRYLYHPEVPDVDLFLRSSGEQRTSNFLLWQSAYAEMVFQDVLWPDYDRRDLWGAIEQYAARDRRYGGAVDAPGDSGS from the coding sequence GTGAGCACGCGGGAGCCGCGGCGGCCCTTCCCGCACCCGTCGGGCGCGACACCGCCCCCCGTCCCGCGCGACCTGGTGCCCCGGCACGTGGCGGTCGTCATGGACGGCAACGGGAGGTGGGCCAACCAGCGCGGCCTCAAGCGCACCCAGGGGCACGAGGCCGGGGAGGCCGCGCTGCTCGACGTCATCGCCGGGGCCATCGAGATCGGCGTCACCTGCATCAGCGCCTACGCCTTCTCCACCGAGAACTGGCGCCGCAGCCCCGACGAGGTGCGCTTCCTCATGGGCTTCAACCGCGCCGTGATCCACCGGCGCCGCCAGGAGCTCGACTCCTGGGGGGTGCGCGTCCTCTGGTCCGGTCGACGGCCGCGGCTGTGGCGCTCGGTCATCTCCGAGCTGGAGTCGGCGGAGCGGCAGACGCGCGACAACGACGTCATCACGCTCAACTTCTGCGTCAACTACGGCGGGCGGGCCGAGCTCGGCGACGCGGTCCGCAGGATCGGCGAGGACGTCAAGGCCGGCAGGCTCTCGCCGCGCGGCATCGACGAGCGCACGATCGGCCGCTACCTCTACCACCCCGAGGTCCCCGACGTGGACCTCTTCCTGCGCAGCTCCGGCGAGCAGCGCACCTCCAACTTCCTGCTGTGGCAGAGCGCCTACGCCGAGATGGTCTTCCAGGACGTGCTCTGGCCGGACTACGACCGGCGCGACCTGTGGGGCGCGATCGAGCAGTATGCCGCGCGCGACCGGCGTTACGGCGGCGCGGTGGATGCCCCCGGCGACTCGGGGTCCTGA
- the recO gene encoding DNA repair protein RecO, whose translation MPTYRDAAIVLRTYKLGEADRIVILLGRTRGRIRAVAKGVRRTSSKFGARLEPGMVVDVQCYEGRSLDTITQADGLAPYGDTISRDYPSWTAASVMLETCEQLTEEGTPALQHFRLLAGGLAALAGGEHDPRLVLDSYLLRALAIAGWRASFADCARCGMTGPHRAFHVPSGGVVCPVCRPPGSTAPAPETLALLGALFTSDWTVADASQSRHRGEASGLVAAYLQWHLERGVRSLRHLERTP comes from the coding sequence ATGCCCACCTACCGTGACGCCGCGATCGTGCTGCGCACCTACAAGCTGGGCGAGGCCGACCGGATCGTCATCCTGCTCGGACGCACCCGGGGCCGCATCCGTGCCGTCGCCAAGGGCGTCCGGCGCACGTCGAGCAAGTTCGGCGCGCGGCTCGAGCCGGGGATGGTCGTCGACGTGCAGTGCTACGAGGGCCGCAGCCTCGACACCATCACCCAGGCCGACGGGCTGGCGCCCTACGGCGACACGATCTCCCGCGACTACCCCTCCTGGACCGCGGCCAGCGTCATGCTGGAGACCTGCGAGCAGCTGACGGAGGAGGGCACGCCCGCGCTGCAGCACTTCCGGCTGCTCGCCGGTGGGCTCGCCGCGCTCGCGGGGGGCGAGCACGACCCGCGCCTCGTGCTCGACTCCTACCTGCTGCGTGCGCTGGCGATCGCCGGGTGGCGCGCCAGCTTCGCCGACTGCGCCCGCTGCGGCATGACCGGCCCGCACCGCGCCTTCCACGTGCCCTCGGGCGGGGTCGTGTGCCCGGTCTGCCGGCCACCGGGGTCCACCGCCCCGGCTCCGGAGACCCTCGCCCTGCTGGGGGCGCTGTTCACCAGCGACTGGACCGTCGCCGACGCCAGCCAGAGCAGGCACCGGGGCGAGGCGAGCGGGCTGGTCGCGGCATACCTGCAGTGGCACCTGGAACGCGGCGTGCGCTCGCTGCGCCACCTGGAGCGGACCCCGTGA
- a CDS encoding alpha-ketoglutarate-dependent dioxygenase AlkB — translation MMLQGSLLDQVDEVGLRPLEALRRTRLDHGAWVDVRPGWLTGSDELFTRLALGGPAGVAWHGEERQMWDKQVTTPRLLRFYREGERLPDPVLERARVDLSTRYADELGEPFVSAGMCLYRDGRDSVAWHGDRIGRSKDQDTMVAIVSLGAPRALLLRPRGGGASIRHVLGHGDLLVMGGSCQRTWDHCVPKTTTPVGPRISIQFRPRGVR, via the coding sequence ATGATGCTGCAGGGTTCGCTGCTGGACCAGGTCGACGAGGTCGGCCTCCGCCCGCTGGAGGCGCTGCGGCGCACCCGGCTCGACCACGGCGCCTGGGTCGACGTCCGGCCGGGGTGGCTGACCGGCTCCGACGAGCTCTTCACCCGGCTCGCGCTCGGCGGTCCCGCGGGCGTGGCGTGGCACGGGGAGGAGCGCCAGATGTGGGACAAGCAGGTGACCACGCCACGGCTGCTGCGCTTCTACCGCGAGGGCGAGCGGCTCCCGGACCCGGTGCTGGAGCGGGCCCGGGTGGACCTCAGCACGAGGTATGCCGACGAGCTCGGCGAGCCCTTCGTCTCGGCCGGGATGTGCCTCTACCGCGACGGCCGCGACAGCGTGGCCTGGCACGGGGACCGGATCGGGCGCAGCAAGGACCAGGACACGATGGTCGCGATCGTCTCGCTCGGCGCACCCCGGGCGCTGCTCCTGCGGCCGCGGGGCGGCGGCGCCAGCATCCGGCACGTCCTCGGCCACGGCGACCTGCTCGTCATGGGCGGGTCGTGCCAGCGCACCTGGGACCACTGTGTGCCGAAGACGACCACCCCGGTGGGCCCTCGCATCAGCATCCAGTTCCGCCCCCGCGGGGTCCGCTGA
- the ptsP gene encoding phosphoenolpyruvate--protein phosphotransferase yields the protein MISLVVVSHSRPLARAAAALAAEMSSAEGPAVEVAAGLDEDTTGTDALAISEAVTRADAASGGEGVLVLLDLGSAVLSGEMALEMLEPEVAERVRLSAAPLVEGLIAAVVAAGTGADLDACAAEAVRGLDAKRTHLGEPGAADQTPGDAQGEAADDPCEWDCIEVSVTGEHGLHARPAARLVTTAGTVSPGTRVRVRNQTIGTGPVDALSLSGVATLGAQQGHVLRVEATGEEAEQVLAQIAELARTAFGDEPGPAEPMADVETPAPAVSEEPGVAGSGLEAAMGPAVLDQTVPEPRDLETGSPAEERGRLGEAVDAAFERLRELAGHARRHLGQGQAEVFDAHATLLRDPELSADADRRIGEGRPAALAWQDAVDAVADRFERLPDAYLQERAQDVRSIGERVMRLLLGVTEPESLGEGILVVDELDPALAISLDAAEIQGVVTRRGGGLGHGVLIARARGVPVLTGVGDRAAVTAGTMIAFDVRSGRLEIDPPAEVQAAFGDMLDRRRRERERALADAHLPALTRDGARVAVKANVSSVATARLGAGLGAQGSGLVRTEAVFAQWHRAPTVEQQVEVYTAMAEAFAPHPVTVRTWDVGGDKPLDFIPVAEEANPFLGVRGIRAFRDDPGLLLDQLEALCRVARTHRINVLFPMVTSVDDVDWSRARLQEAARRVGLSAPPHQLGVGIMVEVPAVAVRLTRLARGLDFVSIGTNDLSQYTLAAERGNPAVSRWSDALDPALLQLVRYICDRAPQGVVVSVCGELASDPDVAGLLVGLGVRELSASPSAVPTVKARLRTVSLRELQDLAAGAVAARDAAAVRELLLTPP from the coding sequence ATGATCTCGCTGGTCGTCGTCTCGCACAGCCGCCCCCTGGCGCGGGCGGCGGCGGCGCTCGCCGCGGAGATGAGCTCGGCCGAGGGGCCCGCCGTCGAGGTCGCCGCCGGGCTGGACGAGGACACGACCGGCACCGACGCCCTCGCCATCTCCGAGGCAGTCACCCGTGCCGACGCCGCGAGCGGCGGCGAGGGCGTGCTCGTCCTGCTCGACCTCGGCAGCGCGGTGTTGTCCGGCGAGATGGCCCTCGAGATGCTCGAGCCCGAGGTGGCCGAGCGGGTGCGGCTCAGCGCCGCGCCGCTCGTCGAGGGGCTCATCGCCGCCGTGGTCGCCGCCGGCACCGGGGCGGACCTCGACGCCTGCGCCGCCGAGGCGGTCCGGGGTCTCGACGCGAAGCGCACCCACCTCGGCGAGCCCGGCGCGGCGGATCAGACGCCGGGCGACGCCCAGGGCGAGGCCGCGGACGACCCCTGCGAGTGGGACTGCATCGAGGTGTCGGTGACCGGTGAGCACGGGCTCCACGCCCGCCCGGCCGCACGGCTCGTCACGACGGCCGGAACCGTGTCGCCGGGCACCCGGGTGCGGGTGCGCAACCAGACCATCGGCACCGGGCCGGTCGACGCGCTCAGCCTGAGCGGGGTGGCGACGCTCGGGGCACAGCAGGGACACGTGCTGCGGGTGGAGGCCACCGGCGAAGAGGCCGAGCAGGTCCTCGCGCAGATCGCCGAGCTCGCCCGCACCGCCTTCGGGGACGAGCCCGGACCCGCCGAGCCGATGGCCGATGTGGAGACGCCCGCACCGGCGGTCTCCGAGGAGCCGGGGGTGGCCGGGTCCGGGCTGGAGGCGGCCATGGGGCCGGCCGTGCTCGACCAGACCGTGCCGGAGCCGCGCGATCTGGAGACGGGATCTCCCGCGGAGGAGCGGGGGCGGCTGGGCGAGGCCGTGGACGCGGCATTCGAGCGGCTGCGCGAGCTGGCGGGCCACGCCCGGCGCCACCTGGGCCAGGGACAGGCGGAAGTCTTCGACGCGCACGCGACCCTGCTGCGCGACCCCGAGCTCAGCGCGGACGCCGACCGGCGCATCGGGGAGGGCCGCCCGGCAGCACTGGCCTGGCAGGACGCGGTCGACGCCGTGGCGGACAGGTTCGAGCGGCTGCCGGACGCCTACCTGCAGGAGCGGGCGCAGGACGTGCGGAGCATCGGGGAGCGCGTGATGCGTCTCCTGCTGGGGGTCACCGAGCCCGAGTCGCTGGGCGAGGGGATCCTCGTCGTCGACGAGCTGGATCCCGCACTCGCCATCTCGCTGGACGCGGCCGAGATCCAGGGGGTGGTGACCCGACGCGGGGGCGGACTGGGTCACGGCGTGCTCATCGCGCGGGCCCGTGGCGTCCCGGTGCTCACCGGGGTGGGGGACCGGGCGGCCGTGACAGCGGGCACGATGATCGCCTTCGACGTGCGCTCCGGGCGGCTCGAGATCGACCCGCCGGCCGAGGTCCAGGCGGCCTTCGGCGACATGCTGGACCGGCGCCGCCGCGAGCGCGAGCGCGCCCTGGCCGACGCCCACCTGCCGGCCCTGACCAGGGACGGGGCCAGGGTGGCAGTGAAGGCCAACGTCTCATCGGTGGCCACCGCCCGCCTCGGAGCGGGGCTCGGCGCGCAGGGGTCGGGGCTGGTGCGGACCGAGGCCGTCTTCGCCCAGTGGCACCGGGCGCCGACCGTCGAGCAGCAGGTGGAGGTCTACACCGCCATGGCGGAGGCCTTCGCACCGCACCCGGTGACCGTGCGCACGTGGGACGTCGGCGGCGACAAGCCGCTGGACTTCATCCCCGTCGCCGAGGAGGCCAACCCTTTCCTCGGGGTCCGGGGCATCCGCGCCTTCCGTGACGACCCAGGTCTCCTGCTGGACCAGCTCGAGGCGCTGTGCCGGGTGGCGCGGACCCACCGGATCAACGTGCTCTTCCCCATGGTCACCTCGGTCGACGATGTCGACTGGTCCCGGGCCCGCCTCCAGGAGGCCGCGCGTCGCGTCGGTCTGTCCGCCCCGCCGCACCAGCTCGGGGTCGGCATCATGGTCGAGGTCCCGGCGGTCGCGGTGCGGCTCACGCGGCTCGCCCGGGGGCTGGACTTCGTCTCGATCGGCACCAACGACCTGAGCCAGTACACCCTCGCCGCGGAGCGCGGCAACCCTGCAGTGAGCAGGTGGTCGGACGCGCTGGACCCCGCGCTGCTCCAGCTCGTGCGCTACATCTGCGACCGTGCGCCCCAGGGCGTCGTCGTCAGCGTCTGCGGAGAGCTCGCCAGCGACCCGGACGTCGCCGGGTTGCTCGTCGGCCTCGGGGTGCGCGAGCTCAGCGCCTCGCCGAGCGCGGTGCCCACCGTGAAGGCCCGGCTGCGGACCGTGTCACTGCGGGAGCTGCAGGACCTCGCCGCCGGTGCCGTCGCGGCCCGCGACGCCGCCGCGGTGCGTGAGCTCCTGCTCACCCCTCCCTGA
- the dhaL gene encoding dihydroxyacetone kinase subunit DhaL, whose amino-acid sequence MADLNSFQAWIAACAAGIDERADDLTELDRAIGDADHGSNMRRGFGACAQLAEQEDFTSVDAYLKKVGMTLVSTVGGASGPLYGTFFLRLAGPLASSDDIGPREFGQALRAGVEGIVARGKAEAGDKTMYDALAPALEAFDETSATGAGLGESLQAAAQAAAEGRDATEPMIARKGRASYLGERSAGHQDPGATSATVLIEAAAQTLS is encoded by the coding sequence ATGGCTGACCTGAACTCATTCCAGGCGTGGATCGCCGCCTGCGCCGCAGGCATCGACGAGCGCGCCGACGACCTGACCGAGCTCGACCGTGCCATCGGCGACGCCGACCACGGCAGCAACATGAGGCGCGGCTTCGGCGCCTGTGCCCAGCTCGCCGAGCAGGAGGACTTCACGAGCGTGGACGCCTACCTGAAGAAGGTCGGCATGACGCTCGTGAGCACCGTCGGCGGCGCCTCCGGCCCGCTCTACGGCACCTTCTTCCTGCGTCTCGCCGGGCCGTTGGCCTCCAGCGACGACATCGGTCCCCGTGAGTTCGGGCAGGCCCTGCGGGCAGGGGTCGAGGGCATCGTGGCGCGCGGCAAGGCCGAGGCGGGCGACAAGACCATGTATGACGCGCTGGCACCCGCGCTGGAGGCCTTCGACGAGACCTCGGCCACCGGCGCCGGGCTGGGGGAGTCGCTGCAGGCGGCCGCCCAGGCCGCCGCAGAGGGCCGGGACGCGACCGAGCCGATGATCGCGCGCAAGGGTCGCGCCTCCTATCTCGGCGAGCGCAGCGCCGGACACCAGGACCCCGGCGCCACCAGCGCCACCGTGCTCATCGAGGCCGCCGCGCAGACCCTGTCGTGA
- the dhaK gene encoding dihydroxyacetone kinase subunit DhaK, whose translation MKKLLNDPADVVVEALAGMAAAHPDQLRVDLDHKLVLRADAPVSGKVALVSGGGSGHEPLHGGFVGRGMLSAACAGEVFTSPVPDQILAATTAVDGGAGVLHVVKNYTGDVMNFEMAAELAGESGIQVEAVVTDDDVAVQDSLYTAGRRGVGVTVLLEKIVGAAAEEGQDLASCAALARRVNEQGRSMGIALTSCTVPAAGKPTFELADDEMEIGIGIHGEPGRSTEKLAPARDIAARLVEPVVSDLSLERGEQVIAFVNGMGGTPLLELYLMYGEVQRLLDDAGIEVARSLVGNYITSLEMAGCSVTLLRADEEMTRLWDAPVDTPGLRWGG comes from the coding sequence ATGAAGAAGCTCCTGAACGACCCCGCCGACGTGGTCGTCGAGGCGCTGGCGGGGATGGCGGCCGCCCACCCCGACCAGCTGCGCGTCGACCTCGACCACAAGCTCGTGCTCCGGGCCGACGCGCCGGTCTCCGGCAAGGTCGCCCTCGTCTCCGGCGGCGGCTCCGGCCACGAGCCGCTGCACGGCGGCTTCGTCGGTCGCGGCATGCTCTCCGCCGCCTGCGCCGGGGAGGTCTTCACGTCGCCGGTCCCCGACCAGATCCTCGCCGCCACGACCGCCGTCGACGGCGGCGCCGGGGTGCTGCACGTCGTCAAGAACTACACCGGCGACGTCATGAACTTCGAGATGGCCGCCGAGCTGGCCGGCGAGTCCGGCATCCAGGTGGAGGCTGTCGTCACCGACGACGACGTCGCCGTGCAGGACAGCCTCTACACCGCCGGGCGGCGCGGCGTCGGCGTGACGGTGCTGCTGGAGAAGATCGTCGGGGCCGCTGCCGAGGAGGGGCAGGACCTGGCGTCCTGCGCCGCCCTGGCCCGTCGGGTCAACGAGCAGGGACGCTCCATGGGGATCGCGCTGACCTCGTGCACCGTTCCCGCTGCGGGGAAGCCCACCTTCGAGCTCGCCGACGACGAGATGGAGATCGGGATCGGGATCCACGGCGAGCCGGGCCGGTCCACGGAGAAGCTCGCGCCCGCCCGGGACATCGCCGCACGACTGGTCGAGCCGGTGGTCTCGGATCTGTCGCTGGAGCGTGGCGAGCAGGTGATCGCCTTCGTCAACGGCATGGGCGGCACCCCGCTGCTCGAGCTCTACCTCATGTACGGCGAGGTGCAGCGCCTCCTGGACGACGCGGGGATCGAGGTGGCCCGGTCGCTCGTCGGCAACTACATCACCTCGCTGGAGATGGCGGGGTGCTCAGTCACGCTGCTGCGCGCCGACGAGGAGATGACGCGCCTGTGGGACGCTCCTGTGGACACTCCCGGCCTGCGATGGGGAGGATGA
- a CDS encoding hemolysin family protein — MTTLVLVALVTTVIAFLLTAGETALQRVTLRRVEQLLDEGRSGARALLRISADPAPYLAVAAFVRVAAEAATAVMVTVAVDVLTDSHLQTALIAIAIMSVLTFVVVGVSPRTLGRQHTESVALVAAPVVRLLRLFLGPVAKLLVVFGNAVTPGRGYTEGPFATETELRELVDLAGESSVIEDDEREMIHSIFELGDTVAREVMVPRPDLVTIKAEKVLRQAMSLLLRSGFSRVPVVGEDTDDVLGMLYFKDVARAVNSRAASADAVPVTEVMRPVQRIPEMKRVDDLLKEMQQGRQHVAVVIDEYGGTAGLITIEDIVEEIVGEITDEYDRDSVEVEEVVDEDGTTRTRVPANLPVDDLAEMFDVEIETEDVDSVGGLLATAIGMVPIQGAVGEFAGLELTAERMAGRRRRVATVLVRRVPEPEAIDDGHDDEADEDDGSDRAAATRRGEGHEAEAVRPRDRDRPRHRDRDRDRHDDEVSTRVR; from the coding sequence GTGACCACGCTGGTCCTGGTGGCACTGGTGACCACCGTGATCGCCTTCCTGCTCACGGCGGGGGAGACAGCCCTGCAGCGCGTGACCCTCCGCCGGGTGGAGCAGCTCCTCGACGAGGGGCGCTCGGGGGCGCGGGCGCTGCTGCGGATCAGCGCCGACCCGGCCCCCTACCTCGCCGTCGCGGCCTTCGTGCGGGTGGCCGCCGAGGCGGCGACCGCCGTCATGGTGACGGTGGCGGTCGACGTGCTCACCGACTCCCACCTGCAGACCGCGCTCATCGCGATCGCGATCATGTCGGTGCTCACCTTCGTCGTCGTGGGCGTCTCGCCGCGCACCCTCGGCCGGCAGCACACCGAGTCGGTGGCCCTGGTCGCCGCGCCGGTGGTCCGGCTGCTGCGCCTCTTCCTCGGCCCGGTCGCTAAGCTGCTCGTCGTCTTCGGCAACGCCGTGACGCCGGGACGCGGGTATACCGAGGGGCCGTTCGCGACCGAGACCGAGCTGCGCGAGCTCGTCGACCTGGCGGGGGAGTCCTCGGTCATCGAGGACGACGAGCGGGAGATGATCCACTCGATCTTCGAGCTGGGCGACACCGTCGCCCGCGAGGTGATGGTGCCGCGCCCGGACCTCGTGACCATCAAGGCCGAGAAGGTGCTGCGGCAGGCGATGTCGCTGCTGCTGCGCTCCGGGTTCTCCCGGGTGCCCGTGGTCGGCGAGGACACCGACGACGTGCTCGGGATGCTCTACTTCAAGGACGTGGCGCGGGCGGTCAACAGCCGAGCCGCGTCCGCGGACGCCGTGCCGGTCACCGAGGTGATGCGGCCGGTGCAGCGGATCCCGGAGATGAAGCGGGTCGACGACCTGCTCAAGGAGATGCAGCAGGGCCGGCAGCACGTCGCCGTGGTCATCGACGAGTACGGCGGCACGGCAGGGTTGATCACCATCGAGGACATCGTCGAGGAGATCGTGGGGGAGATCACCGACGAGTACGACCGCGACAGCGTCGAGGTGGAGGAGGTCGTCGACGAGGACGGGACGACCCGCACCCGCGTCCCGGCGAACCTGCCGGTGGACGACCTCGCCGAGATGTTCGACGTCGAGATCGAGACCGAGGACGTCGACTCGGTGGGTGGGCTGCTCGCGACCGCCATCGGGATGGTGCCCATCCAGGGTGCGGTCGGCGAGTTCGCCGGTCTGGAGCTGACCGCCGAGCGCATGGCCGGTCGTCGGCGGCGGGTGGCGACGGTCCTGGTCCGCCGGGTTCCCGAGCCGGAGGCCATCGACGACGGCCACGACGATGAGGCCGACGAGGACGACGGCAGCGACCGCGCGGCTGCGACCAGGCGTGGCGAGGGTCACGAGGCAGAGGCCGTCCGTCCTCGCGACCGCGACCGCCCTCGACACCGTGATCGCGACAGAGACCGCCACGACGACGAGGTGAGCACCCGTGTCCGCTGA
- the ybeY gene encoding rRNA maturation RNase YbeY: MIEVLNESGEIPSPVPESELADLGRHVLDQLRVNPRVELTITLVDEDTMANLHERWMDLPGPTDVMSFPMDELRPGGRGSSHGDGEGEPGGVLGDVVLCPSVARKQATQAGHAVGDEMLLLTTHGILHLLGFDHAEEAERREMFDLQRTLLLTFLAHRGRTTRAADDDVVGQA, translated from the coding sequence ATGATCGAGGTCCTCAACGAGTCCGGGGAGATCCCCTCACCGGTCCCGGAGAGCGAGCTGGCCGACCTCGGACGTCACGTCCTGGACCAGCTGCGGGTCAACCCTCGCGTGGAGCTGACCATCACGCTCGTCGACGAGGACACGATGGCCAACCTGCACGAGCGGTGGATGGACCTGCCCGGCCCGACCGACGTCATGAGCTTCCCCATGGACGAGCTGCGTCCGGGAGGTCGCGGGTCGAGCCACGGCGACGGCGAGGGTGAGCCTGGCGGGGTGCTGGGGGACGTGGTGCTCTGCCCGTCGGTCGCCCGGAAGCAGGCGACGCAGGCCGGGCACGCCGTGGGTGACGAGATGCTGCTGCTCACCACGCACGGCATCCTGCACCTGCTCGGCTTCGACCACGCCGAGGAGGCGGAGCGGCGCGAGATGTTCGACCTGCAGCGCACCCTGCTGCTCACCTTCCTGGCCCACCGGGGTCGCACCACCCGGGCGGCGGACGACGACGTGGTGGGCCAGGCGTGA